A genomic region of Nitrosomonas ureae contains the following coding sequences:
- the dxs gene encoding 1-deoxy-D-xylulose-5-phosphate synthase produces the protein MYPLLDTINLPFQLRELDQKKLPQFAKELRSFLIDSVAKTGGHLSSNLGTVELTIALHYVFNTPHDQLVWDVGHQTYAHKILTGRRNGMNKLRMQDGLAGFPRRDESEYDAFGTAHSSTSISAALGMAVAAQLNRTDRRAIAIIGDGAMSAGMAFEALNNAGVMDANLLVILNDNDMSISRPVGALNNYLAKLMSGRFYATARRAGEKVLGVVPTVLELAKRAEEHVKGMVTPGTLFEEFGFNYIGPIDGHDLDVLVTTLGNIKQLEGPQFLHVVTRKGAGYKVAEEDPILYHGVGKFDPKKGIVAKSNGKPTYTQIFGDWLCDMAAQDSRLIGVTPAMREGSGLVRFSEEYPERYFDVGIAEQHAVTFAAGAACDGLKPVVAIYSTFLQRAYDQLIHDVAIQNLPVVFAIDRAGLVGADGPTHAGSFDLTYLRCIPNMTVMAPADENECRQMLYTAFKLDTPTAVRYPRGTGPGIQVQKEMQALPIGRGEIRRQGKKIALLAFGSMLAPCLAAGDELNATVVNMRFIKPLDDDLLASLTADHNLLVTVEENTVMGGAGSAVIESLNSQRIQVGVLQLGLPDIFIEQGEHAQMLANCGLDSSGIIKSVRAVLPE, from the coding sequence ATGTATCCATTGTTAGATACCATAAATTTACCCTTCCAGTTACGAGAATTGGATCAGAAGAAGTTACCGCAGTTTGCTAAAGAATTACGCAGTTTCCTGATAGATTCTGTCGCAAAAACCGGTGGGCACCTTTCTTCCAATTTGGGCACAGTTGAATTAACCATTGCTTTACATTACGTGTTTAATACACCTCACGATCAATTGGTTTGGGATGTGGGACATCAGACGTATGCGCATAAAATTCTGACAGGCCGTCGCAATGGAATGAATAAATTACGCATGCAGGACGGTCTGGCCGGTTTTCCACGACGGGATGAAAGTGAATATGACGCGTTTGGTACTGCGCACTCAAGTACTTCGATCAGTGCCGCGTTGGGTATGGCGGTTGCTGCGCAATTAAACCGGACTGATCGGCGAGCTATCGCGATTATTGGCGATGGCGCCATGAGTGCGGGCATGGCATTTGAGGCATTGAATAATGCTGGCGTGATGGATGCGAATTTACTGGTTATTCTGAATGACAATGACATGTCAATATCCCGTCCCGTGGGAGCACTTAACAATTATCTGGCCAAGCTGATGTCAGGACGATTTTATGCGACGGCGCGGCGTGCGGGTGAGAAGGTATTAGGGGTTGTTCCGACGGTGCTGGAATTGGCCAAGCGTGCTGAAGAGCATGTTAAAGGGATGGTGACACCGGGTACTTTATTTGAAGAATTCGGGTTTAATTATATTGGCCCGATCGATGGTCATGATTTGGATGTATTGGTTACTACCCTGGGAAATATCAAGCAGCTGGAGGGGCCACAATTCCTGCATGTCGTGACCCGTAAAGGCGCGGGCTACAAGGTGGCGGAAGAAGACCCCATTTTGTACCACGGGGTGGGAAAGTTTGATCCGAAAAAAGGGATTGTGGCCAAATCAAATGGCAAACCCACCTATACACAAATTTTTGGTGATTGGCTATGTGACATGGCAGCGCAGGATTCCCGTCTGATCGGTGTGACACCAGCGATGCGCGAAGGCTCGGGATTGGTTCGTTTTTCCGAAGAATATCCGGAGCGCTATTTTGACGTGGGCATAGCCGAGCAGCATGCGGTCACATTCGCGGCGGGTGCGGCATGCGATGGCTTAAAACCGGTTGTGGCGATTTATTCAACTTTCTTGCAGCGTGCCTATGATCAATTGATTCACGATGTGGCGATTCAGAATTTACCTGTAGTGTTTGCCATTGATCGGGCCGGCTTGGTCGGGGCGGATGGGCCCACGCATGCGGGCAGTTTTGATCTGACCTATTTGCGCTGCATTCCGAATATGACCGTGATGGCACCTGCAGATGAAAATGAATGCAGACAAATGTTGTATACCGCGTTTAAACTCGACACACCAACAGCAGTTCGTTATCCCCGGGGAACTGGACCGGGTATACAGGTTCAAAAAGAAATGCAGGCATTACCTATCGGACGCGGAGAAATCCGGCGTCAAGGGAAAAAAATTGCTCTGCTGGCTTTTGGCAGTATGTTGGCGCCTTGTCTGGCGGCGGGAGATGAACTGAATGCCACAGTGGTTAATATGCGTTTTATCAAACCGCTGGATGATGATCTTTTGGCATCGCTGACCGCGGATCATAATTTGCTGGTAACCGTGGAAGAAAATACGGTAATGGGCGGTGCCGGCAGTGCTGTCATAGAATCGCTTAACAGTCAGCGAATTCAAGTTGGCGTACTACAGCTTGGATTGCCGGATATTTTTATTGAGCAGGGCGAGCATGCGCAGATGCTTGCAAATTGCGGATTGGACAGCAGTGGTATCATCAAATCAGTACGAGCAGTATTGCCTGAATAA
- a CDS encoding nucleotidyltransferase family protein produces MSDAFNPASQQFVALVLAADRTGKDPITQHTGAACKAFAPVDGIPMIIRVLDTLMACNQISSVILCGPPESLHAHCPELKQRIASGQVKWLPNLDSPSRSAESGLNHVSSNTPVLLTTADHALLTPGIVQNFLQKSLAVNSDATVGAINQNVIASAFPSAKRTVIRLSDGGFCGCNLFTFKPQGRSVVKFWCKAEDLRKRPWRLIAQALGFKTVFSYLLGSLTLHQALTAVSEKSGVTIQAIMLDDPRAGVDVDKVEDLVLAESILRSES; encoded by the coding sequence ATGAGCGATGCATTCAATCCGGCATCGCAGCAATTTGTTGCCCTGGTTCTAGCCGCCGACCGCACCGGCAAAGATCCTATCACGCAACATACCGGTGCGGCTTGCAAAGCCTTCGCGCCGGTTGACGGCATTCCGATGATTATCCGCGTTCTGGATACGTTGATGGCTTGTAATCAAATCTCCAGCGTCATTTTATGCGGCCCTCCAGAATCCTTGCACGCCCATTGCCCGGAATTAAAACAGCGCATCGCTTCAGGGCAAGTAAAGTGGCTCCCCAACTTAGACTCTCCTAGCCGCAGCGCCGAGAGTGGTCTTAATCACGTATCCAGCAATACACCGGTATTATTAACCACTGCCGATCATGCCTTACTCACGCCCGGCATTGTGCAGAATTTTTTGCAAAAATCACTCGCAGTAAATAGCGATGCCACAGTCGGTGCAATTAATCAGAACGTGATCGCGAGCGCATTCCCAAGTGCCAAGCGCACAGTCATCCGTTTGAGTGATGGCGGATTTTGTGGTTGCAATTTGTTTACATTCAAGCCGCAAGGGCGCTCAGTGGTAAAATTCTGGTGCAAAGCGGAAGATTTACGCAAACGCCCATGGCGTTTAATTGCACAAGCCCTCGGATTCAAAACGGTATTTTCTTATTTGTTGGGATCCTTGACATTGCACCAGGCGTTAACGGCAGTATCGGAAAAATCCGGGGTAACCATACAAGCCATTATGCTGGACGATCCACGCGCCGGAGTAGACGTGGATAAAGTCGAAGACTTGGTACTGGCTGAGTCGATACTCAGATCAGAATCATGA
- a CDS encoding exodeoxyribonuclease VII small subunit — protein MNKSSKQAVSSQPESFEAASAELEKIVAAMEAGQMTLEASLSAYQRGAELLQYCQDKLQSAQQQVRVLEAGMLKNFTRSDSDES, from the coding sequence ATGAACAAATCATCTAAACAAGCTGTTTCGTCTCAACCCGAGAGTTTTGAAGCAGCATCCGCCGAACTTGAAAAAATAGTGGCGGCTATGGAAGCAGGACAAATGACATTGGAGGCTTCGCTCTCCGCCTATCAGCGTGGTGCGGAATTGCTGCAATATTGTCAGGATAAATTACAAAGTGCGCAGCAGCAAGTGCGTGTACTTGAAGCCGGAATGTTAAAGAACTTTACCCGATCTGATAGCGATGAATCCTGA
- a CDS encoding N-acetyltransferase, with translation MTKHDKPGNPLVTVRPVMTYRDMSKFIDVPWHIYTNDPMWVPPLRLERRFHFSRYNPFFKHGEWQAWVAFQDGRPVGRISAQIDSLHQERYGTDSGHFGLMECIDNSEVFAALMLHAEAWLASRQIRRISGPFNLSINQECGILVDGFDTPPVIMMPHSARWYDRLLTEQEYYPAKDLLAYRVRVDFEIPRIMQILISRFSSQITIRTLRRDRFDEEMEMLRDIFNDAWSENWGFIPFTQEEFAELGSSLRLLLPDEFIQIAEVNGKPAAFMVGLPNLNEVLAKLNGNLFPFGWLKLIRSIRNHEIRSGRIPLMGVRKQFHNTPMGLALACLVIDAPRQAGIARGIQEVEMSWILEDNMAMRNILDHLGCEQYKRYRIYQKIL, from the coding sequence ATGACCAAACACGATAAACCGGGCAATCCCTTAGTGACGGTGCGACCAGTAATGACATATCGTGATATGAGTAAGTTTATTGATGTGCCCTGGCATATCTACACAAATGACCCGATGTGGGTACCGCCATTGCGTCTGGAACGACGTTTTCATTTCTCCCGTTATAATCCTTTTTTTAAACACGGTGAGTGGCAAGCCTGGGTGGCATTTCAGGATGGTCGACCCGTTGGCCGTATCAGCGCACAAATCGACTCGCTGCACCAGGAACGCTACGGGACAGACAGCGGCCACTTCGGTTTAATGGAGTGCATCGACAATTCGGAAGTGTTTGCCGCTTTGATGCTTCACGCGGAAGCATGGTTAGCTTCCCGGCAAATTCGCCGTATCAGCGGCCCGTTCAATCTTTCAATAAATCAGGAATGCGGCATACTGGTGGACGGATTTGATACGCCGCCCGTTATCATGATGCCGCACTCAGCGCGCTGGTATGACCGCTTATTGACAGAGCAGGAATATTATCCGGCCAAAGATTTATTGGCATACCGGGTTAGAGTGGATTTTGAAATACCACGCATCATGCAGATACTGATCAGTCGCTTTTCCTCACAAATTACAATACGCACACTCCGTCGCGATAGATTTGATGAAGAAATGGAAATGCTACGCGATATCTTCAACGATGCTTGGTCTGAAAACTGGGGATTCATTCCCTTTACACAGGAAGAATTCGCCGAACTGGGGAGTAGTCTGCGCCTGCTGCTACCGGATGAATTCATCCAAATTGCCGAAGTCAATGGCAAACCTGCGGCATTTATGGTGGGTTTACCTAATCTTAACGAAGTTTTAGCTAAGCTGAACGGAAACCTGTTTCCATTCGGTTGGCTCAAGCTCATCAGAAGCATAAGGAATCATGAAATTCGCTCAGGCCGTATACCGCTGATGGGAGTACGCAAACAGTTTCATAATACACCGATGGGTCTGGCACTGGCATGCCTGGTCATTGATGCGCCCCGGCAAGCTGGCATCGCCCGCGGTATTCAGGAAGTTGAAATGTCGTGGATACTGGAAGATAACATGGCAATGCGCAATATTCTCGATCATCTGGGTTGTGAGCAGTACAAGCGCTATCGCATCTACCAAAAAATATTATGA
- the lptF gene encoding LPS export ABC transporter permease LptF has translation MKLIERYIAREIMLPFTVVILILIGLFASFSSARLLAGAVTETLGIAGLIKLVFLKTLIALEVLIPIALYISVIMGLGRLNKDQELNVIRSVGISGHRIVIAVLSVAIPVGIISGMLSSYVRPWAYGESYILDAQAEAELNTNRFQAGRFYGSEKSGRVIYVRNKNEADKQMQNIFHYIKKPDSSEIVIAKQAQQIKPTAEDDRPHIQLSEGTIYQLTSIASTDDVIQFKKMIYFIDNDFVTNYRRKAAATRTLWESDLPRDIAELQWRISRPLATVLLALIALTFIHTAPRQDKTEKTYLIAALVFAAYYNLSGLAKTWVEQETIGSVPGVWWLELLMLLALITYALIVRQKQSRSR, from the coding sequence ATGAAATTAATCGAACGCTATATCGCACGGGAAATAATGCTGCCTTTCACGGTAGTTATTCTCATCCTGATCGGACTATTCGCCAGTTTCAGCAGTGCCAGACTTTTAGCCGGTGCCGTCACGGAAACCTTGGGAATCGCCGGTTTGATCAAACTGGTTTTTCTCAAAACCCTGATCGCATTGGAGGTGTTAATTCCCATCGCCCTCTATATTTCAGTCATTATGGGTCTGGGAAGACTCAACAAAGATCAGGAATTGAATGTTATCCGTTCAGTAGGCATCAGCGGCCACCGCATTGTTATTGCGGTACTGAGCGTCGCGATACCGGTAGGTATCATCAGTGGCATGTTGTCATCCTATGTTCGTCCCTGGGCTTATGGGGAAAGCTACATTCTCGACGCGCAGGCAGAGGCGGAACTCAACACCAATCGATTTCAAGCCGGACGGTTCTATGGTAGCGAAAAAAGTGGCAGGGTAATCTATGTACGCAATAAGAATGAAGCGGACAAACAAATGCAAAATATTTTTCACTACATCAAGAAACCTGACAGCAGTGAAATCGTCATTGCCAAACAAGCTCAACAAATTAAACCCACAGCAGAAGACGATAGACCGCACATTCAGTTATCGGAAGGTACTATCTATCAGTTGACAAGCATCGCCAGCACCGATGATGTTATTCAGTTCAAAAAGATGATCTATTTCATTGATAATGATTTTGTTACCAATTACCGGCGCAAAGCGGCCGCGACAAGAACACTGTGGGAATCCGATCTGCCGCGTGACATAGCCGAGTTGCAATGGCGCATCTCACGTCCGCTTGCTACCGTACTACTGGCGCTCATTGCTTTAACGTTCATTCATACCGCTCCACGCCAAGACAAAACGGAAAAAACCTATCTCATTGCTGCCTTGGTTTTCGCCGCATACTATAATCTGAGCGGATTAGCAAAAACATGGGTTGAACAGGAAACGATTGGCAGCGTACCTGGCGTATGGTGGTTGGAACTGCTCATGCTACTGGCACTCATCACTTATGCCCTGATTGTTAGACAAAAACAATCACGCTCAAGATAA
- a CDS encoding polyprenyl synthetase family protein, translated as MNPDFQSWAAACQARIETFLEARLPAADCVPERLHKAMRYSVLGGGKRVRPLLSFAAGELVAADLERVTVVAAAVELIHAYSLVHDDLPCMDDDILRRGKPTCHVEYDEATALLTGDSLQTLAFELLAEKPLADMPETQLQMIAQLALASGSRGMAGGQAFDLDSVGKMLSLPELEFMHIHKTGALIRAAVMLGARCSSCLNDEQLAQLDHFAKCVGLAFQVVDDLLDTEATTATLGKTAGKDAEHNKPTYVSILGISQARELAEKLQHDAYQALDGFNEAALRLRQVTDFIIKRKF; from the coding sequence ATGAATCCTGATTTTCAGAGTTGGGCGGCTGCTTGTCAGGCACGTATTGAAACTTTCTTGGAGGCGAGATTGCCAGCCGCCGATTGCGTCCCTGAACGATTGCATAAAGCCATGCGCTATTCGGTGCTGGGCGGTGGGAAACGCGTGCGCCCATTATTATCATTTGCGGCGGGTGAGCTTGTCGCTGCCGATTTGGAACGCGTAACCGTGGTGGCTGCCGCCGTGGAGCTGATTCATGCTTACTCTTTGGTGCATGATGATTTGCCTTGCATGGATGACGATATTTTGCGGCGGGGAAAACCGACCTGTCATGTCGAGTATGACGAAGCTACCGCATTGCTGACGGGCGATAGCCTGCAGACGCTTGCGTTTGAATTGCTGGCGGAAAAGCCGCTGGCGGATATGCCTGAAACGCAGCTGCAGATGATTGCGCAGTTGGCATTGGCGTCAGGCTCTCGGGGCATGGCGGGAGGACAGGCATTTGATCTGGATAGTGTCGGTAAGATGCTCAGTTTGCCAGAATTGGAGTTCATGCATATCCATAAAACCGGTGCGTTGATTCGTGCTGCGGTGATGCTGGGAGCGCGGTGCAGTAGCTGTTTGAATGATGAACAATTGGCTCAGCTGGATCATTTTGCCAAGTGTGTCGGTTTGGCATTCCAAGTGGTTGATGATTTGCTGGATACCGAGGCAACAACAGCGACATTAGGTAAAACCGCAGGGAAAGATGCAGAGCATAATAAACCGACTTATGTCAGTATTCTGGGCATCAGTCAGGCACGCGAGCTGGCTGAGAAACTTCAGCATGATGCTTATCAAGCATTGGATGGTTTTAATGAAGCTGCGCTAAGGTTGCGTCAGGTAACTGATTTTATAATTAAACGTAAATTCTGA
- a CDS encoding ABC-F family ATPase, giving the protein MITTANITMQFGAKPLFENVSVKFGGGNRYGLIGANGCGKSTFMKILGRDLEPTSGNVSVDNGERVGMLRQDQFAFEECLVIDTVMMGHAELWRIKQERDTIYANPEATEDDYMHAAELESEFAELDGYSADARAGELLLGVGIPSDQHQGLMSAIAPGFKLRVLLAQALFSNPDILLLDEPTNNLDINTIRWLEDVINTSKNTIIIISHDRHFLNSVCTHMADLDYGELRIYPGNYDDYMTASTQVRERMLANNAKKKAQIADLQSFVSRFSANASKARQATSRARQIEKIKLEDVKPSSRQYPFIRFEVDDRDKLHRLAVSIKAIGKGFSGLDKPLFDHFSLDIEAGEKVAIIGPNGIGKTTLLRCLAGDLLPDSGEIKWPDKAHRGYYAQDHAADFEEELSLTEWMDQWRQGNDDDQTIRGTLGRLLFSGDDIKKSTRVISGGEKGRMLFGKLILRKPNILLMDEPTNHLDMESIESLNSALEKFTGTLIFISHDREFVSSLATRILEMKPEGIHDFRGNYEDYLRSQGIE; this is encoded by the coding sequence TTGATTACAACCGCCAATATCACCATGCAATTCGGCGCCAAGCCGCTGTTTGAAAATGTTTCCGTTAAATTCGGCGGAGGTAACCGTTATGGATTGATTGGCGCGAACGGTTGCGGCAAATCGACGTTCATGAAAATTCTGGGCCGGGATCTGGAGCCGACATCCGGTAATGTCTCGGTCGACAACGGCGAGCGGGTGGGCATGTTGCGGCAGGATCAATTCGCGTTTGAAGAATGTTTGGTGATCGATACGGTGATGATGGGGCACGCGGAATTGTGGCGCATCAAGCAGGAGCGCGACACCATTTATGCCAATCCGGAGGCTACGGAAGACGATTATATGCATGCCGCCGAACTGGAATCCGAGTTTGCCGAGCTGGACGGGTACTCTGCCGATGCGCGCGCCGGGGAGCTATTGCTTGGGGTGGGTATCCCTTCTGATCAACATCAAGGATTGATGAGCGCGATTGCGCCGGGATTCAAGTTGCGCGTGTTATTGGCACAGGCGTTATTTTCCAATCCGGATATTTTGCTGCTGGATGAGCCGACCAATAACCTTGATATCAATACTATCCGTTGGTTGGAAGATGTGATCAATACCAGCAAAAACACCATCATCATCATCTCGCACGACCGGCATTTTCTGAACAGCGTGTGTACGCATATGGCCGATCTGGATTACGGTGAGCTGCGCATCTATCCCGGCAACTATGATGACTATATGACCGCTTCGACCCAGGTGCGCGAGCGCATGCTGGCCAATAACGCCAAAAAGAAAGCGCAGATTGCCGATTTGCAGTCGTTTGTCAGCCGTTTCTCCGCCAACGCATCGAAAGCCCGGCAGGCTACCAGCCGCGCGCGGCAGATCGAAAAAATCAAACTGGAAGACGTCAAACCGTCGAGTCGACAATATCCTTTTATCCGCTTTGAAGTAGATGATCGGGACAAGCTGCACCGTCTGGCTGTTTCCATCAAGGCAATCGGCAAGGGGTTTTCCGGATTGGATAAACCTTTATTCGATCATTTTAGCCTTGACATCGAAGCCGGCGAGAAAGTCGCCATCATCGGCCCCAACGGCATCGGAAAAACCACACTGCTGCGCTGTCTGGCGGGTGATCTGCTGCCGGATTCCGGTGAGATCAAATGGCCCGATAAGGCGCATCGTGGTTACTATGCACAAGATCATGCAGCTGATTTTGAAGAAGAACTGTCATTGACCGAATGGATGGATCAGTGGCGGCAAGGCAATGATGACGATCAAACAATACGCGGCACTTTGGGCCGATTATTGTTTTCCGGCGATGATATCAAGAAATCCACCCGCGTGATTTCCGGCGGAGAAAAGGGCCGCATGCTCTTTGGCAAACTGATCCTCCGAAAACCGAATATTCTGCTGATGGATGAACCGACCAATCATCTGGATATGGAATCCATCGAATCGCTGAACAGTGCGCTGGAGAAGTTTACCGGCACCTTGATTTTTATTTCCCACGACCGCGAATTCGTTTCCTCGCTGGCTACACGGATTCTTGAAATGAAGCCGGAGGGCATTCATGATTTCAGAGGAAATTATGAGGATTACTTGAGATCGCAAGGGATTGAGTAA
- the folE2 gene encoding GTP cyclohydrolase FolE2, which translates to MNKQIDMPIADVQSSLDTRRIAIDRVGIKAIRHPVVVADKNDGVQHTVAVFNMYVNLPHNFKGTHMSRFVEILNSHEREISVESFQIILQEMIAKLETDSGHIEMTFPYFINKSAPVSQVTSLLDYEVTFIGEIKNGEYLFTMKVVVPVTSLCPCSKKISNYGAHNQRSHVTISVRTNSFVWIEDIIQIAESNASCELYGLLKRPDEKYVTEKAYDNPKFVEDIVRDIAEVLNHDERIDAYVVESENFESIHNHSAYALIESDKKRRKQ; encoded by the coding sequence ATGAACAAACAGATAGATATGCCAATTGCCGATGTACAAAGCTCATTGGACACCCGGCGTATTGCGATAGACCGGGTTGGAATTAAAGCGATCCGTCATCCGGTGGTTGTGGCCGATAAGAATGACGGTGTACAGCACACTGTGGCGGTTTTTAACATGTACGTTAATTTGCCGCATAATTTCAAAGGTACCCACATGTCCCGCTTTGTTGAGATCCTGAATAGCCACGAACGGGAAATCTCAGTAGAGTCGTTTCAAATCATTTTGCAGGAAATGATTGCAAAATTGGAGACGGATTCGGGTCATATTGAAATGACCTTCCCCTATTTTATCAATAAGTCAGCACCCGTTTCGCAGGTAACAAGCTTGCTGGATTATGAGGTGACATTCATTGGCGAGATTAAAAATGGTGAATATCTATTCACTATGAAAGTCGTCGTTCCTGTCACCAGCCTATGCCCTTGTTCCAAGAAGATATCCAATTATGGCGCGCATAATCAACGTTCACACGTCACCATCTCGGTACGTACAAACAGTTTTGTGTGGATTGAAGATATTATCCAGATTGCTGAGAGTAATGCATCGTGCGAGCTTTACGGTTTGCTGAAAAGGCCCGATGAAAAATATGTAACCGAGAAAGCATACGATAATCCGAAGTTTGTTGAAGACATCGTAAGGGATATTGCGGAAGTTCTGAATCATGATGAACGGATTGATGCGTATGTCGTGGAATCGGAGAATTTTGAATCTATTCATAACCATTCCGCGTATGCATTGATTGAAAGCGACAAGAAACGGCGCAAGCAGTGA
- a CDS encoding EAL domain-containing protein: MNNNNQSISQLLEEVQRLQTGLADIKLMTEKLTAELYLSEERFSLAMRGANDGLWDWNLETDEVYYSPRWKNMLGYAEKDLGNTINTWGNLVNPDDKDRVLEKAREYIDGRKNSFEVEMRMHHKDGHEVFVLSRGFLVTRKSDNKPIRLVGTHVDITERKIAEAFDNQYAKILEMIAIGHSASDIYDAIALMYESRHPGMRCSMLELSGNKLLHGGAPSLPEAYCKAVHGLENGPSVGSCGTSTFTGQRVLVKSIETDPKWEKIKHFALPHGMRCCWSEPIKSSSGKVLGAFGMYYDYPALPNEKELKDLISAARLTGIVMERDQAQKRIRTLAYTDELTGLANRASFIQHMEEVTKISFRHGRRFGLLYIDLDNFKHINDSLGHDAGDLLLKIIAERLRNTCRDIDFIARLGGDEFCILIEEVEEDYAANVAKRCLNAISQPIEIYSRKLTPACSIGIAYYPDDGKDLSTLLKAGDTSLYTAKENGKNQYAFYKMELTQKAEYRFQIEQNLREAIEKQQLSLVYQPQIEVNTGRIFGFEALSRWHHPELGQVPPLDFVAIAEKIGMIKPLTEWVLKTACSQIVYWRGKGMRTIRVAVNISPSLFLHNEFASLIKRTIEEVDIVPAELGLEVTESIVQTDPRNLSIFENLKNLGVSLAIDDFGIGYSSFASLKHLKVDYLKIDKLFVNDMLADKQALTLISSMIEMGHKLGYGIIAEGVENSEQLNILRNLGCEKVQGYLFSQPISAAKIEELFLS; this comes from the coding sequence ATGAATAATAACAATCAATCCATATCTCAGCTACTTGAAGAAGTACAGCGACTACAGACCGGACTTGCTGATATTAAACTGATGACAGAAAAACTTACCGCCGAACTTTATTTAAGTGAAGAACGGTTTTCTCTGGCGATGCGCGGAGCTAATGATGGACTTTGGGATTGGAATCTTGAGACTGACGAAGTCTATTATTCCCCCCGTTGGAAAAATATGCTGGGTTATGCAGAAAAGGATCTGGGGAATACGATCAATACCTGGGGAAATCTGGTTAATCCCGATGACAAGGATAGAGTGCTCGAAAAAGCCCGGGAATATATCGACGGCAGAAAGAATTCATTTGAAGTTGAAATGCGCATGCATCATAAAGATGGACACGAGGTTTTTGTGTTATCGCGCGGATTTCTGGTAACGCGCAAATCGGACAACAAACCCATTCGCCTTGTCGGTACACATGTGGATATCACCGAACGTAAAATTGCAGAGGCATTTGACAATCAATATGCCAAAATACTCGAGATGATTGCGATAGGTCATTCTGCATCAGACATTTATGATGCGATTGCACTCATGTACGAATCGCGCCACCCCGGAATGCGATGCTCAATGCTCGAATTGAGTGGGAATAAGCTTTTACACGGTGGCGCTCCCAGCTTGCCGGAAGCATATTGTAAAGCCGTGCACGGTCTGGAAAACGGTCCCAGTGTCGGTTCATGCGGCACATCCACTTTCACGGGACAACGCGTTCTTGTAAAGAGCATCGAAACGGATCCCAAGTGGGAAAAAATCAAACATTTTGCGCTACCGCATGGCATGCGTTGCTGTTGGTCTGAACCGATCAAGAGTTCAAGTGGAAAAGTTTTGGGCGCTTTTGGCATGTACTACGATTATCCCGCACTTCCCAATGAAAAAGAACTGAAAGACTTGATATCTGCTGCCAGACTTACAGGTATCGTCATGGAGCGGGATCAAGCGCAAAAACGTATCCGAACACTCGCCTATACCGACGAACTGACAGGACTTGCCAATCGCGCCTCTTTTATTCAGCATATGGAAGAAGTCACTAAAATATCCTTCCGACATGGTCGTCGTTTTGGATTACTGTACATTGATCTGGACAATTTCAAGCATATTAACGACAGCCTGGGACACGATGCGGGTGATTTGCTGCTTAAAATCATCGCGGAGCGCCTGAGAAATACGTGCCGTGATATTGATTTTATTGCACGCCTGGGTGGCGATGAATTCTGCATTCTCATTGAAGAAGTCGAAGAAGATTACGCTGCCAACGTTGCCAAACGTTGTCTTAATGCAATATCTCAACCGATCGAGATTTATTCCAGAAAACTCACACCCGCTTGCAGTATTGGAATCGCATATTACCCCGATGATGGGAAAGATTTATCAACTCTGCTGAAAGCAGGGGATACTTCGCTTTATACGGCAAAGGAAAATGGAAAAAATCAGTACGCTTTTTATAAAATGGAACTTACCCAAAAGGCTGAATATCGATTTCAAATCGAGCAGAACCTAAGAGAAGCGATTGAGAAGCAACAGTTATCATTAGTTTACCAGCCCCAGATCGAAGTAAATACCGGAAGAATCTTCGGTTTTGAAGCATTATCACGCTGGCATCATCCGGAATTAGGCCAAGTTCCTCCTTTGGACTTTGTCGCTATAGCAGAAAAAATCGGAATGATTAAACCATTGACCGAGTGGGTATTAAAAACAGCCTGCAGCCAAATAGTTTATTGGAGAGGAAAAGGGATGCGCACGATTCGCGTGGCGGTAAATATTTCACCCAGTCTTTTTCTACACAATGAATTTGCTTCACTGATTAAACGTACTATTGAAGAAGTAGACATTGTTCCAGCTGAACTGGGATTGGAAGTTACGGAAAGTATTGTTCAGACCGATCCTCGGAATCTTTCAATCTTTGAAAACTTAAAAAATCTGGGTGTTTCATTAGCCATCGACGACTTCGGAATAGGTTACTCTTCCTTCGCTTCCCTTAAACACCTTAAGGTTGATTACCTGAAAATAGACAAGCTTTTTGTTAATGATATGCTTGCCGATAAACAAGCCCTAACCTTAATCAGTTCCATGATAGAAATGGGACACAAATTAGGATATGGCATAATCGCCGAAGGTGTTGAAAATTCAGAACAGCTTAATATTCTTAGGAACCTGGGTTGTGAAAAGGTGCAAGGATATCTATTTAGCCAACCCATCAGTGCCGCTAAAATCGAAGAGTTATTCTTATCCTAG